A portion of the Pseudarthrobacter defluvii genome contains these proteins:
- the qcrA gene encoding cytochrome bc1 complex Rieske iron-sulfur subunit, producing MGNHSDGSPNHSGTVATAGQNEVERFQDPGIPPHRLRLADTDPKAAKRAERQVALLFGISVVGTLIFLVAYFAIDLGNDSSIATIRLQNALLGVGTAFAMLGIGTGIVHWAKALMPDHEVSEERHAIRYEEDRQAAVRIVDDIVEETGIKRRPLIRNTLLGAVALAPLPAVAIFGDLGPRPDDKLAHTMWAPQDGKLKRLTRDPDGTPIKAADVTIGSAFHVIPEGLNELQEGKLNEKAKAVVLLMRLDPASLNPSKGRENWGYNGIVAYSKICTHVGCPVALYEQQTHHLLCPCHQSTFDLTQECKVIFGPASRPLPQLPIAVDDEGYLVATSDFHEPVGPSYWERDEHERNINS from the coding sequence AGGATCCTGGAATTCCCCCGCATCGTTTGCGCCTGGCTGACACGGACCCGAAGGCCGCAAAGCGGGCAGAACGGCAGGTCGCCTTACTGTTTGGCATTTCTGTTGTTGGAACCCTGATCTTCCTGGTGGCGTACTTCGCCATCGATCTGGGCAACGATTCCAGCATTGCCACTATCCGGCTCCAGAATGCCCTGCTCGGTGTAGGCACTGCCTTCGCCATGCTGGGTATCGGTACCGGCATCGTGCACTGGGCCAAGGCCCTTATGCCCGATCACGAGGTCTCCGAGGAACGCCACGCAATCCGTTACGAGGAAGACCGCCAGGCTGCGGTCCGCATCGTTGACGACATCGTGGAAGAGACCGGCATCAAGCGCCGTCCGCTGATCCGCAACACCCTCCTGGGTGCCGTTGCGCTGGCTCCGCTTCCCGCTGTCGCCATCTTTGGTGACCTGGGACCCCGGCCTGACGACAAGCTCGCTCACACCATGTGGGCACCCCAGGACGGAAAGCTGAAGCGCCTCACCCGCGACCCCGATGGAACTCCCATCAAAGCCGCGGACGTTACCATCGGTTCCGCTTTCCACGTGATCCCTGAGGGTCTGAACGAGTTGCAGGAGGGCAAGCTCAACGAGAAGGCAAAAGCCGTTGTGCTCCTCATGCGCCTCGATCCTGCTTCCCTGAACCCTTCCAAGGGCCGCGAAAACTGGGGTTACAACGGCATCGTTGCCTACTCAAAGATCTGCACCCACGTTGGTTGCCCTGTTGCTCTGTACGAGCAGCAGACGCACCACCTGCTGTGCCCGTGCCACCAGTCCACCTTTGACCTCACGCAGGAGTGCAAGGTGATCTTCGGCCCCGCCAGCCGTCCTCTCCCCCAGCTGCCCATCGCAGTTGATGACGAGGGGTACCTCGTCGCTACCAGCGACTTCCATGAACCCGTAGGACCAAGTTACTGGGAGCGTGATGAGCATGAGCGCAACATCAACAGCTGA